In Desulfobulbus oralis, one DNA window encodes the following:
- the zorA gene encoding anti-phage ZorAB system protein ZorA, giving the protein MNSATGQQISDAFSWGNLIPNFPALADWRSSADGLTAAFVLFILVIFAYFLVLAGIKWLAARRHIRFYEKLLQDINANNLVQNREELKQRAKKMEAYAGLWQEFDETLVCYEVPGGSRRLCNTYDAEQFFNAATLSHGLSGNRLLAAVPAFLTAVGVIGTFVGLTLGMEALKLNQSTGNSAELSQGIRDMISGAAMAFLTSVWGVISSLLFNFIEKLMERSVIRLITRLQNRIDFLFPRFSPDECLIKIAESNAVSQQTLQGLAEQIGNRFQETLNNIMGPTMNALTSEMGSLIAGQSEQSKQIHENLAGLLQQFSEAASGSAAAGQGLQQSSEQMQAASTELGKMARAMQNAMETLETSVGSAAAQTADVAVKNHEASENLQSYLNSYQQLAGQFDTIAANLDAATTRANSFIATVAPLVDKSEQMNRQLADLLLKFGSVAVPLDSAGKNLAASSRQMLDGATQLGQMSAALQTATDKLSGDIGRAADITAGVSEQNSRTSNTLKESLASYQNLTKEIEPVFATLKEATEHAERGLTSVRDNLQQCGDTIKRNVADLDIQLRKTLEAHIQTVDEQVGRLLTGYAEQVQNQTSARLEQWNQQTANYTDSMTRAVQALNGVVDEIEGKVGARA; this is encoded by the coding sequence ATGAACAGCGCAACAGGGCAACAGATAAGCGACGCATTCAGCTGGGGAAACCTTATTCCCAATTTTCCCGCGCTGGCGGACTGGCGTTCGTCCGCGGACGGCCTGACGGCAGCCTTTGTGCTGTTTATTTTGGTGATTTTTGCCTACTTCCTAGTCTTGGCGGGCATTAAGTGGCTCGCGGCCCGCCGGCACATCCGTTTTTATGAGAAGCTTTTACAAGACATAAACGCAAATAATCTGGTGCAAAATCGGGAAGAGTTAAAACAACGCGCCAAGAAGATGGAGGCATACGCCGGGCTATGGCAGGAATTTGACGAAACCCTGGTCTGCTACGAGGTTCCGGGTGGGAGCCGCCGTTTGTGCAACACATATGACGCCGAACAGTTCTTCAATGCGGCCACTCTGTCCCACGGCCTGAGCGGTAACCGGTTGTTGGCGGCAGTTCCGGCCTTCCTGACCGCCGTTGGCGTTATCGGCACCTTTGTTGGCCTCACTTTGGGCATGGAAGCACTCAAACTCAATCAGAGCACGGGCAATTCCGCCGAACTGAGCCAGGGCATCCGCGACATGATCAGCGGCGCGGCCATGGCCTTTTTGACCTCGGTTTGGGGGGTCATCTCCAGCCTGCTCTTCAACTTTATTGAAAAGCTGATGGAACGCAGCGTAATACGCCTCATCACCCGCCTGCAAAACCGCATCGATTTCCTCTTTCCCCGCTTCAGCCCGGACGAATGCCTGATCAAAATCGCCGAGTCCAATGCCGTGTCCCAGCAAACCCTGCAAGGTTTGGCAGAACAGATCGGCAACCGGTTTCAGGAAACCCTGAACAACATCATGGGTCCGACCATGAACGCCCTGACAAGTGAAATGGGGTCGCTGATTGCCGGACAATCCGAGCAGTCAAAGCAAATTCATGAAAATCTTGCCGGTTTGCTTCAACAATTTTCCGAAGCAGCCAGCGGCAGTGCAGCAGCAGGTCAAGGGCTGCAACAATCCAGTGAGCAAATGCAGGCTGCCTCCACCGAACTCGGAAAAATGGCAAGGGCCATGCAAAACGCAATGGAGACACTGGAAACCAGTGTGGGCAGTGCCGCCGCTCAAACGGCGGATGTGGCCGTAAAAAATCATGAAGCCAGCGAAAATCTGCAATCTTATCTCAACAGTTACCAGCAATTGGCCGGACAATTTGATACGATAGCCGCGAATCTGGATGCAGCCACAACACGGGCCAATAGCTTTATTGCCACGGTAGCCCCCTTGGTGGACAAATCAGAACAGATGAACCGACAGCTGGCCGATTTGCTGCTAAAATTCGGCTCCGTTGCCGTGCCCTTGGATTCTGCCGGCAAGAACTTGGCTGCGTCAAGCAGGCAAATGCTGGACGGCGCTACACAGCTGGGGCAAATGTCTGCTGCCCTGCAAACGGCAACCGACAAACTTTCGGGCGATATTGGCCGAGCCGCCGACATCACCGCAGGTGTTTCTGAACAAAACTCTCGTACCAGCAATACGTTGAAGGAGTCGCTTGCCAGTTACCAAAACCTGACCAAGGAGATAGAGCCAGTGTTCGCCACGCTGAAGGAAGCGACCGAACACGCAGAACGCGGATTAACCAGTGTCCGCGACAATCTTCAGCAATGCGGCGACACCATCAAGCGTAACGTTGCCGACCTTGACATTCAGCTCCGGAAAACACTAGAAGCTCACATTCAAACGGTGGACGAGCAGGTTGGCAGACTGCTTACAGGGTATGCCGAGCAAGTGCAAAATCAGACAAGCGCGCGCCTGGAGCAGTGGAACCAGCAAACAGCCAATTATACCGATTCGATGACAAGAGCGGTCCAGGCATTGAACGGCGTCGTTGACGAGATCGAAGGCAAGGTGGGAGCACGCGCATGA
- a CDS encoding OmpA/MotB family protein: MSDKIFARRHTAAEDDNPYWISFSDIMSGLLIIFVLASLALILELRDKVDKVTVELAMAEQVRRDILEEIQETLKIKNIEVEISDNHTVLRIPDSTLTFATNRHSIPLDEAMRTTVLEIGLVLYEAISKEERWRYLDTIFVEGHTDRRPSYRDAMGNWGLSTYRAISVWNYWNENLPESKRLNERKNHNGAPLFSVSGYGETRPVQVVQETETDWQKNRRIDIRFTVRQPALEEFKNLKDLRKMLEDRP; encoded by the coding sequence ATGAGCGACAAGATCTTCGCCCGGCGGCACACCGCAGCAGAAGACGATAACCCCTACTGGATTTCCTTTTCGGATATCATGTCCGGTCTGCTGATCATTTTTGTACTGGCCTCGCTGGCCTTGATTCTGGAACTCAGGGACAAAGTGGACAAGGTGACGGTGGAACTGGCCATGGCTGAACAGGTACGCCGCGATATTCTGGAGGAAATTCAGGAGACTCTGAAGATAAAAAACATTGAGGTGGAAATCAGCGACAACCATACCGTTCTGCGCATCCCCGACAGTACGCTGACCTTTGCCACCAACCGCCACAGCATTCCGCTGGACGAAGCCATGCGCACAACGGTGCTGGAAATTGGCTTGGTGCTGTATGAGGCAATCAGCAAGGAGGAGCGCTGGCGTTACCTGGACACGATTTTTGTTGAGGGCCATACCGATCGGCGGCCTTCGTACCGGGACGCCATGGGCAACTGGGGACTTTCCACGTACAGGGCCATCTCCGTCTGGAACTATTGGAACGAAAATTTGCCGGAGTCCAAGCGCCTGAATGAACGCAAGAACCACAACGGCGCGCCTCTTTTTTCCGTGAGCGGCTACGGCGAAACCCGACCCGTGCAGGTGGTGCAGGAAACCGAAACGGACTGGCAAAAAAACCGGCGCATTGACATCCGTTTTACTGTGCGCCAACCTGCGCTGGAAGAGTTCAAAAACCTCAAGGATCTGCGGAAAATGCTGGAGGACAGGCCGTGA
- a CDS encoding EH signature domain-containing protein yields MSPLPKLTFQLRKWRTNDFKPFANSAKKLKKLAGRAGQGTDAFEKARNELLRLAQNGQANRIPAAIQRPVDVRALSFLFGDESFRANTQITKDMLDSLHKPRTPLGLLNLMQLLGVFFRFFDQLADGGQNVFGYFCALLKKELAMRARGRAKQHSDLAILYHNRWLFSLDGPAMLVGKVLQNNLELEPAFARFALQHYRHDARFHMVCRFRYYLKQLRQLPVGADGPVLVEVCKEEVYDAPAGGDRLLGHKILEILIDRASPDTISDAWRGVILTIAGDPRVAESSNHFVKWWFKLGRKRQNKVRAWLSGFDLRLFLEALEDYGDSQAQEDLQRMFPARKAFLEGLLKQKLIQHARLFVSRGAEAYLHQHYGDNELPEYAQVQDPYRSMIYLQIGHCHMIEGSHSFRLRLYPKLPPENAITQYARKRFTPDSLGKGLQMLYHKTYGDNARSLSVVHHPNRRWLAEAIQFLRQEGIQLDVEQLLEPGAYQQFKRQYSIF; encoded by the coding sequence GTGAGCCCTTTACCCAAACTGACCTTTCAGCTCCGTAAATGGAGAACAAACGATTTCAAGCCTTTTGCGAACAGCGCAAAAAAATTAAAAAAGCTCGCAGGCAGGGCCGGACAAGGCACTGACGCCTTTGAAAAAGCCAGGAATGAACTTTTGCGCCTTGCCCAAAATGGGCAGGCGAACAGGATTCCGGCGGCAATACAAAGGCCTGTTGACGTGCGGGCCTTGTCCTTTCTGTTTGGTGATGAAAGTTTCCGGGCCAACACGCAAATAACCAAAGATATGCTGGACAGTCTGCATAAGCCCAGGACCCCGCTGGGACTGCTCAACCTCATGCAGTTGCTGGGCGTATTTTTCCGTTTTTTTGACCAGCTTGCAGACGGCGGCCAGAACGTGTTTGGGTATTTTTGTGCCTTGCTGAAAAAAGAACTGGCGATGCGGGCACGGGGACGAGCCAAGCAGCACAGTGATCTGGCCATTCTCTACCATAACCGCTGGCTTTTCTCCCTAGACGGGCCAGCGATGCTCGTTGGCAAAGTCCTGCAAAATAATCTGGAACTTGAACCGGCCTTTGCCCGCTTTGCTTTGCAACACTACCGTCACGATGCCCGCTTCCACATGGTCTGCCGTTTTCGCTATTATCTGAAACAACTGCGGCAACTGCCGGTTGGAGCCGATGGTCCGGTATTGGTGGAAGTCTGCAAAGAAGAAGTGTATGACGCGCCTGCAGGTGGCGACCGCCTGCTTGGCCATAAAATCCTTGAGATTCTCATTGACCGGGCTTCTCCTGATACAATCAGCGACGCATGGCGCGGAGTTATTCTGACCATTGCAGGAGATCCCAGGGTTGCCGAGAGCAGTAATCACTTTGTCAAATGGTGGTTTAAGCTGGGCAGGAAACGGCAAAACAAGGTGAGAGCCTGGCTGTCAGGCTTTGACCTCCGTTTGTTCCTCGAAGCGCTCGAAGATTACGGGGACAGTCAGGCCCAGGAAGATTTGCAGCGCATGTTTCCTGCCCGCAAAGCCTTTCTCGAAGGATTGCTCAAACAAAAGCTCATCCAGCACGCCCGACTTTTTGTCAGCCGTGGCGCGGAGGCTTATCTGCACCAACACTACGGTGATAACGAGTTGCCGGAGTATGCTCAGGTACAGGATCCCTATCGTTCCATGATTTACCTGCAAATAGGGCACTGCCACATGATAGAGGGAAGTCACAGTTTCAGGCTTCGGCTGTATCCAAAACTGCCTCCTGAAAACGCCATTACCCAATATGCACGGAAACGTTTTACCCCGGACAGCTTGGGCAAAGGACTGCAAATGCTGTACCACAAAACATACGGAGACAACGCAAGGTCTCTGAGTGTCGTCCACCATCCCAATCGGCGCTGGCTTGCAGAGGCCATACAATTTCTGCGACAGGAAGGCATCCAGCTTGATGTGGAACAGCTGCTGGAACCAGGAGCTTACCAGCAATTCAAACGACAATATAGCATTTTTTGA
- a CDS encoding SNF2-related protein, with the protein MPIRNIIQKILTGKDETRFGIIADSEGLNFTLPQNHLAQCRANRAGKWAMLQYVTLKMLEEQGYAEQIVDGYLIPSEPAVAVDEEAKKILEFPPPFPGSYCVNITGETFRNTFAVQIIPVREDGSELPDYELKGPCLRISSQEIYLLSQAEWLAFAALRTHQQRAADEKNEWRNLQLVGSLQAAKKLGMKIDLAHFDELHVQEPESVGVNAVLQADGSLHLTPTFATGLDPEEIRKRLGQLQSPGKTMQDFAVIRVQQQIVVLDEKRLEAAHEILTNRTIPKEQVKKFLETPSAFLDASLVDLDTGFSLRVHGATVFRPAYFGATDESGIDWFEQAAQGRIYPPNELEKLVTCEELPQLRKQLEETFKAGATLLLWANKTIDVADTVAVECVIKRIEKKCAGEAKPRQGAGEKQPGPGKDGEGNESVVVDITLNDFEADEIPAFIRNAAYKGAIDYAPLKRRPFPHQDEGIRWILGLAERSFPAQAEQESHGALLADDMGLGKTYMSLVAVAEYYRLCREKQVVERPVLVVVPLTLLENWQEEIAQTFHESPFADAVLLQADADLSKFRIQGGGVETRQDAGKRHTSIIEMPFPMELSPTTLEDAIRYSLKTGKNFGQERLDLPKRLVLTTYQTLRDYQFSLCRVDWSFVIFDEAQHIKNPNTLATRAAKGLKAQFKLLATGTPVENSLRDFWCLMDTAKPNLLGAYQNFRQEYIAPITQAGPDEVAGVRQAMGLKLRRKVGALMLRRLKEEQLQGLPQKHIFAGTEEVEELGGQYDPNLAREMLGEQRQRYDTAIDTVVELQQQGSRNNPVLAGLHQLRDISLHPRLSNNGLLPTPKNSNEARDNMALSGKLAVLLDLLNQIKKRNEKALLFLINKRLQSFLKIALGRIYGINVEIINGDTPALARAAQNAERTRKGIIDAFSAEPGFGVIIMSPIAAGTGLTVVAANNVIHLERHWNPAKENQATDRVYRIGQTRNVNIYLPVLTHPDKPSFDVNLHRLLAKKVTLKDAVVTPEEVTPEEMGRANFPGAGNQEDSTRPLRGSDLERLSPREFEALCAEIYGASLQGTALLTANHDFGADVVVFDKNGNALIQCKHQQNAARPCDRRTALQEIYSAKPKYEERTGKTFATLIVATNACCFSRRVIQETQPYGVRLATQKDMDELLQQYPVCRRRIQQRLLAERF; encoded by the coding sequence ATGCCCATTAGAAATATCATTCAAAAAATACTGACGGGCAAAGACGAAACCCGCTTCGGCATAATCGCCGACAGTGAGGGTCTGAATTTTACCCTGCCCCAGAACCACTTGGCACAATGCCGCGCAAACAGGGCTGGCAAGTGGGCAATGCTGCAATACGTCACGTTAAAAATGCTGGAGGAGCAGGGCTATGCCGAACAGATTGTCGACGGCTACCTCATTCCTTCCGAGCCTGCGGTTGCCGTGGATGAGGAGGCAAAGAAGATACTGGAATTTCCCCCACCCTTTCCCGGAAGCTACTGCGTCAATATCACTGGTGAAACCTTCCGCAACACCTTTGCCGTGCAAATTATTCCAGTCAGGGAGGACGGCAGTGAATTGCCCGATTATGAACTGAAAGGCCCCTGTCTGCGCATCAGTTCCCAGGAAATATACCTGCTGAGCCAGGCCGAGTGGCTGGCCTTTGCAGCCCTGCGCACACACCAGCAACGTGCGGCGGATGAAAAAAACGAATGGCGCAACCTGCAACTGGTTGGCAGCTTGCAGGCCGCAAAAAAACTGGGCATGAAGATTGACTTGGCCCATTTTGACGAGCTGCATGTGCAAGAACCGGAAAGCGTGGGCGTAAATGCGGTCTTGCAGGCGGACGGCAGCCTGCACTTGACACCCACTTTTGCCACCGGGCTTGACCCGGAGGAAATTCGCAAACGGCTGGGCCAGTTGCAATCGCCCGGCAAGACGATGCAGGATTTCGCCGTTATCCGTGTCCAGCAGCAGATTGTGGTGCTAGACGAAAAGCGACTGGAAGCGGCCCACGAAATCCTGACCAACCGCACTATCCCCAAGGAGCAGGTCAAGAAATTTCTGGAAACACCATCTGCCTTTCTGGATGCCAGTCTGGTTGACCTAGACACTGGCTTTTCCCTGCGGGTGCATGGCGCGACCGTGTTTCGGCCCGCCTATTTTGGAGCAACCGATGAATCTGGCATTGACTGGTTTGAACAGGCTGCACAGGGCCGGATTTATCCGCCCAACGAGCTGGAAAAACTGGTGACCTGCGAAGAGCTCCCCCAACTGCGCAAACAGCTTGAAGAAACCTTCAAGGCCGGGGCCACACTGCTCCTCTGGGCAAACAAGACCATTGACGTTGCCGATACCGTAGCGGTTGAATGCGTCATCAAGAGGATTGAAAAAAAATGCGCGGGCGAGGCGAAACCAAGGCAAGGTGCAGGCGAAAAACAACCGGGACCCGGCAAGGACGGTGAAGGGAACGAGTCTGTTGTTGTGGATATTACCCTAAACGACTTTGAGGCTGACGAAATTCCGGCTTTCATACGAAACGCAGCTTACAAGGGTGCGATTGACTATGCCCCGCTGAAGCGCCGCCCCTTTCCGCATCAGGACGAAGGCATTCGCTGGATTTTGGGCCTTGCGGAACGCAGTTTCCCGGCGCAGGCGGAACAGGAAAGCCACGGCGCTTTGCTGGCCGACGACATGGGCTTGGGCAAAACCTACATGTCCTTGGTCGCGGTTGCGGAATACTACCGCCTATGCCGGGAAAAGCAGGTAGTGGAACGCCCAGTGCTGGTCGTGGTGCCGCTCACCCTGCTGGAAAACTGGCAAGAGGAAATTGCCCAGACCTTCCACGAAAGTCCCTTTGCCGATGCCGTGCTTTTGCAGGCGGATGCGGATTTGAGCAAGTTCCGCATTCAGGGCGGAGGCGTGGAAACCAGGCAGGATGCGGGCAAGCGGCATACGTCCATAATCGAAATGCCCTTTCCCATGGAACTCTCCCCAACCACATTGGAAGACGCCATCCGCTATTCCCTCAAAACCGGCAAAAATTTTGGTCAAGAACGTCTGGATTTGCCAAAGCGTCTGGTACTGACCACCTACCAGACTTTGCGGGACTATCAGTTTTCTCTGTGCCGTGTTGACTGGTCGTTTGTTATCTTTGACGAGGCACAGCACATCAAAAATCCGAACACCCTGGCAACCCGTGCGGCCAAGGGACTGAAGGCACAATTCAAATTGCTGGCAACTGGCACGCCTGTGGAAAACAGCCTACGCGATTTCTGGTGCCTCATGGACACCGCCAAACCGAATCTTTTAGGAGCCTACCAAAATTTCCGGCAGGAATACATCGCCCCTATCACCCAGGCAGGACCGGATGAAGTTGCCGGGGTGCGACAGGCTATGGGCCTGAAACTGCGGCGCAAGGTGGGTGCGCTCATGCTGCGGCGGCTCAAGGAAGAGCAACTGCAAGGATTACCGCAAAAGCATATTTTTGCGGGCACTGAAGAGGTGGAAGAACTCGGTGGCCAGTACGATCCCAATCTCGCCCGAGAAATGTTGGGTGAACAGCGGCAGCGCTACGACACGGCCATTGACACAGTGGTGGAACTGCAGCAACAGGGCAGCAGAAACAACCCTGTGCTGGCCGGTCTGCATCAGCTGCGGGACATCTCGCTGCATCCACGTCTGTCAAACAACGGCCTCTTACCCACGCCCAAAAATTCCAACGAAGCCCGTGACAACATGGCGCTTTCCGGCAAGCTGGCTGTGCTTTTGGACCTGCTGAATCAAATCAAAAAGCGAAACGAAAAAGCGCTGCTCTTTCTCATCAACAAGCGGCTGCAAAGTTTTCTCAAAATCGCACTGGGTCGCATCTACGGCATCAATGTGGAAATCATCAATGGCGACACGCCGGCGCTTGCCAGAGCAGCCCAGAATGCCGAGCGCACGCGGAAAGGCATTATTGATGCCTTTTCGGCTGAACCGGGCTTTGGGGTCATCATCATGTCGCCCATTGCCGCCGGCACAGGTCTGACCGTGGTTGCGGCCAACAACGTAATTCATCTGGAGCGACACTGGAACCCGGCCAAGGAAAACCAGGCCACAGACCGGGTGTACCGCATCGGCCAGACTCGCAATGTCAACATTTACCTGCCCGTACTTACCCACCCGGACAAGCCGTCTTTTGACGTGAACCTGCACCGGCTCCTGGCAAAAAAAGTGACGCTCAAGGACGCGGTGGTCACGCCGGAAGAGGTAACACCCGAAGAGATGGGTCGCGCCAACTTCCCCGGGGCGGGCAATCAGGAAGATTCAACGCGACCCTTGCGGGGCAGTGATTTGGAACGGCTGTCGCCAAGGGAATTTGAGGCTCTCTGTGCGGAAATTTATGGGGCCAGCTTGCAGGGCACGGCATTGTTAACGGCCAACCACGACTTTGGCGCGGATGTGGTGGTTTTTGATAAAAACGGCAACGCCCTGATTCAGTGCAAACATCAACAGAACGCGGCTAGGCCCTGTGACCGCCGTACAGCCCTACAAGAAATTTACAGCGCGAAGCCCAAGTATGAAGAAAGAACCGGAAAAACTTTTGCCACTCTGATTGTGGCCACCAACGCCTGCTGTTTCTCCAGACGAGTCATACAGGAAACACAGCCCTACGGGGTCAGGCTGGCTACTCAAAAAGATATGGACGAGTTGCTGCAACAGTATCCTGTTTGCCGCCGGAGAATCCAACAACGCCTGCTGGCCGAACGCTTCTAA
- a CDS encoding replication-associated recombination protein A translates to MKTTSAPHIPLAERMRPETLDDYVGQEHLVGEGRFLRQILAGGRLPSLLFWGPPGSGKTSMASLLARATDSNFVFFSAVLSGVKEIRDIVDRARLLRNTEQRSTILFVDEIHRFNKGQQDAFLPHVESGLLTLIGATTENPSFAINPPLLSRCQVLVLHALSPAHIKTVLQRAMESARGLGAQGLAISAEALDFLANAADGDCRRGLNFLENAALLTLERKGQGGAALAIDLHAAREAVQERTLRYDADGEEHYNLISALHKSLRDSDPDAAVYWLGRMLSAGEDPLYIARRMIRFASEDVGNADPQALQIALNCREAYHLLGSPEGELALYQAAVYLATAPKSNAVYALTYKVQADIRRTGSLPVPMHIRNAPTRLMKDLGYGQGYQYAHDNRDALVSQEHLPPELAGTIYYEPTRRGYEALVGERLRKWRQILRERTRHDKKST, encoded by the coding sequence ATGAAAACCACTTCTGCCCCCCATATTCCCCTGGCCGAACGAATGCGGCCCGAAACGCTGGACGACTATGTGGGTCAGGAGCACCTGGTGGGCGAAGGCCGCTTTCTCCGGCAGATCCTTGCGGGCGGCAGGCTGCCCTCGCTGCTCTTCTGGGGCCCGCCCGGTTCGGGCAAAACCTCGATGGCAAGCCTGTTGGCCAGGGCCACGGACTCGAACTTCGTCTTTTTTTCCGCCGTGCTCTCCGGCGTGAAGGAGATCCGCGACATTGTGGACAGGGCGCGCCTCCTGCGCAATACGGAGCAACGCAGCACCATCCTCTTTGTGGACGAAATCCACCGTTTCAACAAGGGCCAGCAGGACGCCTTTCTGCCCCACGTGGAAAGCGGGCTGCTGACCCTCATCGGCGCAACCACGGAAAATCCCTCTTTTGCCATCAATCCGCCGCTCTTGTCCCGCTGTCAGGTGCTGGTCCTCCATGCGCTTTCGCCTGCGCACATCAAAACGGTGCTGCAGCGGGCCATGGAGAGCGCAAGGGGTCTCGGAGCGCAGGGACTGGCGATCAGCGCCGAGGCCCTGGACTTTCTGGCCAATGCGGCTGACGGCGACTGCAGGCGGGGCCTGAATTTTCTGGAAAATGCCGCCCTGCTGACCCTGGAGCGCAAGGGGCAGGGCGGCGCAGCTTTGGCAATCGATCTGCATGCGGCCAGGGAGGCGGTGCAGGAACGCACCCTGCGCTACGACGCGGACGGCGAGGAGCACTACAACCTGATCTCCGCCCTGCACAAAAGCCTGCGCGACAGTGACCCCGACGCTGCGGTCTACTGGCTGGGCCGGATGCTCAGTGCAGGCGAAGACCCCCTCTACATTGCCCGCCGCATGATCCGCTTTGCCTCGGAGGATGTGGGCAACGCCGATCCCCAGGCCCTGCAGATCGCGCTCAACTGCCGCGAGGCCTATCATCTGCTCGGCTCGCCGGAAGGCGAACTGGCCCTCTATCAGGCGGCGGTCTACCTCGCGACCGCGCCCAAAAGCAACGCGGTCTACGCCCTGACCTACAAGGTGCAGGCGGACATCAGGCGCACGGGCAGTCTGCCGGTGCCCATGCATATCCGCAACGCACCGACCAGGCTCATGAAAGACCTGGGCTACGGCCAGGGCTACCAGTACGCCCACGACAACCGGGATGCCCTGGTCAGCCAGGAACACCTGCCGCCCGAACTGGCGGGCACCATCTACTACGAACCCACCAGGCGGGGCTACGAGGCGCTGGTCGGCGAACGCCTCCGCAAATGGCGGCAAATCCTCAGGGAACGAACTCGGCATGACAAGAAAAGCACTTGA
- a CDS encoding adenylate/guanylate cyclase domain-containing protein has product MEKGTEGILARYLGAEAAAQTCACPEPARLGAVRQACVLFADMRHFSRLAEQMELLALRRFLGDFMQLFVDSVEARGGMVNKFVGDGALAGFQRPGPAALAALRLHEDFLQLRSRWQAASAAGCRAAFAALDLAVGLSCGAIFLGNVGGGGRYDFTALGVPVNVAQRLAAEAAEGGVYCTAAVRAEVDAAIAAEALGAVQPRGMSARITLFRLRQG; this is encoded by the coding sequence ATGGAGAAAGGGACAGAAGGCATATTGGCACGCTATCTGGGGGCTGAAGCCGCGGCCCAGACCTGCGCCTGCCCGGAGCCGGCCCGCCTGGGCGCGGTGCGGCAGGCCTGTGTGCTGTTTGCCGATATGCGCCATTTTTCCCGTCTGGCCGAGCAGATGGAACTGCTGGCGCTGCGCCGTTTTCTGGGTGATTTTATGCAGCTCTTCGTGGACAGCGTGGAGGCGCGGGGCGGCATGGTCAACAAGTTTGTGGGCGACGGCGCGCTGGCGGGTTTTCAGCGGCCCGGCCCGGCAGCCCTGGCCGCACTGCGCCTGCATGAGGATTTTTTGCAGCTCCGCAGCCGCTGGCAGGCGGCGTCTGCCGCCGGATGCCGGGCTGCCTTTGCCGCGCTGGATCTGGCCGTGGGCCTGAGCTGCGGCGCGATTTTTCTGGGCAATGTGGGCGGCGGCGGCCGTTACGACTTCACGGCCCTGGGCGTGCCGGTCAATGTGGCGCAGCGGCTCGCGGCCGAAGCGGCGGAGGGTGGCGTTTACTGCACCGCCGCAGTCCGGGCGGAGGTGGACGCAGCCATTGCCGCCGAGGCCCTGGGCGCTGTCCAGCCACGGGGCATGAGCGCGCGGATCACGCTCTTCCGCCTGCGGCAGGGTTGA
- a CDS encoding AEC family transporter: MCTIFAVTGPIFALMGLGFCCVRLGLFQRADMSVLGRFVIHVALPALLVSTISQRAPAEIFRADYLLASAGGTLLAFLLVLGLALGPRRLGLQQSAIRAMGVSVSNKAFLGLPIVAQVVGGAAPVALALSLVAEDILVLPLALLLTDLGGRQRRGLWALLLDIGRSLAGNPVILAICIGLALSLLHVQAPDPVLRLLDMLGRVAAPTALFAIGGTLGGSLATLRACGSCGDIGLIAGVKLILHPFLVGLLALHLPLSPEMRAAAILYASMPMFSIYPLFGAKYGLEVFCSATVLLGTSASFITISTAIWCVQHFVLS, from the coding sequence ATGTGCACCATTTTTGCCGTCACCGGCCCGATTTTCGCCCTCATGGGTCTGGGCTTCTGCTGCGTGCGGCTGGGGCTGTTTCAGCGGGCCGACATGAGTGTGTTGGGCCGTTTTGTCATCCATGTGGCCCTGCCGGCGCTCCTGGTGTCTACCATCTCGCAGCGCGCGCCGGCGGAAATCTTCCGGGCCGACTATCTGTTGGCCAGTGCCGGCGGCACCCTCCTGGCCTTTCTGCTGGTGCTGGGTCTGGCGCTGGGCCCCCGGCGCCTGGGCCTGCAGCAGAGCGCCATTCGGGCCATGGGCGTTTCGGTGTCCAACAAGGCCTTCCTCGGCCTGCCCATCGTGGCGCAGGTTGTGGGAGGGGCTGCGCCGGTGGCGCTGGCCCTGAGCCTGGTGGCCGAAGACATTCTGGTCCTGCCGCTGGCCCTGCTGTTGACGGATTTGGGCGGGCGGCAGCGCCGCGGCCTGTGGGCGCTCTTGCTGGATATCGGCCGCTCGCTGGCAGGCAATCCGGTGATTCTGGCGATCTGCATTGGTCTTGCCCTGTCCCTGCTGCACGTGCAGGCGCCCGACCCGGTCCTGCGCCTGCTGGACATGCTGGGTCGGGTGGCCGCGCCGACCGCGCTCTTTGCCATTGGCGGCACGCTGGGCGGCAGCCTCGCCACCCTGCGTGCCTGCGGCTCATGCGGCGACATCGGCCTGATTGCCGGGGTCAAGCTGATCCTGCACCCCTTCCTTGTCGGGCTCCTGGCCCTGCACCTGCCGCTGTCGCCTGAAATGCGGGCCGCGGCGATTCTCTACGCCAGCATGCCCATGTTCAGCATCTATCCGCTTTTCGGCGCCAAATACGGGCTGGAAGTCTTCTGTTCGGCTACGGTGCTGCTGGGGACCAGCGCCTCCTTTATAACCATCAGCACGGCCATCTGGTGCGTGCAACACTTTGTGCTGTCATGA